One segment of Streptomyces sp. NA02950 DNA contains the following:
- a CDS encoding chorismate-binding protein, producing MHNLPPLARFGGLLATDLRDVTSDPSALDSRGFWAVVADFEGRTVCARFGDVRSAPVPAPVPGAWRGPEPGDWTSSLDRAGYTAGVRRIRRRIAAGDVYQVNLCRVLSAPLPDPGSADVDALTAQLALGNPAPYAGTVRLPAHGVEVATASPELFLRRTGRTVESGPIKGTGRSPADLLEKDHAENVMIVDLVRNDLGRVCDTGSVTVPALCAIEPHPGLVHLVSTVRGELAAGVGWPELLAAAFPPGSVTGAPKSSALRAIERLETAPRGPYCGAVGWVDADRGAGELAVGIRTFWIDRTPPGPAGGGAVLRFGTGAGITWGSDPEDEWEETELKAARLLAVASDVQQPTGRATR from the coding sequence GTGCACAACCTGCCCCCTCTCGCCCGCTTCGGCGGCCTCCTCGCCACTGATCTTCGTGATGTGACCAGTGACCCCTCGGCCCTGGACTCCCGGGGTTTCTGGGCCGTTGTCGCGGATTTCGAGGGCCGTACGGTCTGTGCCCGCTTCGGTGACGTACGGTCCGCACCCGTGCCCGCCCCGGTGCCGGGCGCCTGGCGCGGCCCCGAGCCGGGGGACTGGACCTCCTCGCTGGACCGGGCCGGCTACACCGCGGGCGTACGGCGCATACGGCGCCGTATCGCCGCCGGTGACGTCTACCAGGTGAACCTGTGCCGGGTGCTGTCCGCGCCGCTGCCCGACCCGGGCTCGGCCGATGTGGACGCGCTCACCGCTCAGCTGGCCCTGGGCAACCCCGCCCCCTACGCGGGCACGGTCCGGCTGCCCGCCCACGGGGTGGAGGTGGCCACCGCCTCGCCCGAGCTGTTCCTGCGCCGCACCGGCCGCACCGTGGAGTCCGGCCCGATCAAGGGCACCGGGCGGAGCCCGGCGGACCTGCTGGAGAAGGACCACGCAGAGAACGTGATGATCGTGGACCTGGTCCGCAACGACCTGGGGCGGGTCTGCGACACCGGTTCGGTGACCGTCCCCGCGCTCTGCGCGATCGAACCGCACCCCGGACTGGTCCACCTGGTCTCCACGGTCCGCGGTGAGCTGGCCGCCGGGGTGGGCTGGCCGGAACTGCTCGCCGCGGCCTTCCCGCCCGGCTCGGTGACCGGCGCGCCCAAGTCCAGCGCGCTGCGCGCCATAGAGCGGCTGGAGACCGCGCCCCGCGGCCCGTACTGCGGTGCCGTCGGCTGGGTGGACGCCGACCGGGGCGCGGGCGAGCTGGCCGTCGGCATCCGGACGTTCTGGATCGACCGGACGCCGCCCGGTCCGGCCGGGGGTGGCGCCGTGCTGCGTTTCGGGACCGGAGCCGGGATCACCTGGGGCTCCGACCCGGAGGACGAATGGGAGGAAACGGAACTCAAGGCGGCCCGGCTGCTCGCGGTAGCGTCGGATGTACAGCAGCCGACGGGAAGGGCGACACGATGA
- a CDS encoding zf-TFIIB domain-containing protein, whose translation MQCPKCHAPMHTYNRNGVQIEQCSGCRGIFLDYGELEALTRLEAQWNPQMPPAPPAPGAPQAYPAAPAWGAPQHGHHGHHGHHKHQRGFGHMLFSS comes from the coding sequence ATGCAGTGTCCCAAGTGTCATGCGCCGATGCATACGTACAACCGCAACGGCGTGCAGATCGAGCAGTGCAGCGGCTGCCGGGGGATCTTTCTGGACTACGGGGAGCTGGAGGCGCTGACCCGGCTGGAGGCGCAGTGGAACCCGCAGATGCCGCCGGCTCCGCCCGCCCCCGGTGCCCCCCAGGCGTACCCGGCCGCGCCCGCCTGGGGTGCGCCGCAGCACGGCCACCACGGGCATCACGGCCACCACAAGCATCAGCGCGGCTTCGGCCACATGCTCTTCTCCTCCTGA